The following coding sequences are from one Bos taurus isolate L1 Dominette 01449 registration number 42190680 breed Hereford chromosome 26, ARS-UCD2.0, whole genome shotgun sequence window:
- the CSTF2T gene encoding cleavage stimulation factor subunit 2 tau variant (The RefSeq protein has 1 substitution, 1 non-frameshifting indel compared to this genomic sequence), which translates to MSSLAVRDPAMDRSLRSVFVGNIPYEATEEQLKDIFSEVGSVVSFRLVYDRETGKPKGYGFCEYQDQETALSAMRNLNGREFSGRALRVDNAASEKNKEELKSLGPAAPIIDSPYGDPIDPEDAPESITRAVASLPPEQMFELMKQMKLCVQNSHQEARNMLLQNPQLAYALLQAQVVMRIMDPEIALKILHRKIHVTPLIPGKSQSVSGPGPGLCPGPNVLLNQQNPPAPQPQHLARRPVKDIPPLMQTPIQGGIPPQGPMPAAVPGPGPLTPGGTMQPQVGMPGVGPVPLERGQVQISDPRAPMPRGPMTAGGLPPRGLLGDAPNDPRGGTLLSVTGEVEPRGYLGPPHQGPPMHHAAGHDSRGPSSHEMRGGPLADPRMLMSEPRGPMIDQRGLPMDGRGSRDSRGMETRAMETEVLETRVMERRGMETCAMETRAMEARGMDARGMEMRGPGPSSRGPMTGGIQGPGPINMGAGGPQGPRQVPSISGVGNPGPGMQGAGMQGGGMQGAGLQGAGMQGAGMQGGGMQGPGMQGAGMQGPGMQGAGMQGAGMQGAGMQGAGMQGAGMQGPGMQGAGKQGGGQPSSFSPGQSQVTPQDQEKAALIMQVLQLTADQIAMLPPEQRQSILILKEQIQKSTGTS; encoded by the coding sequence ATGTCGAGTTTGGCGGTGAGAGACCCGGCAATGGATCGATCACTGCGTTCCGTGTTCGTGGGGAACATTCCGTATGAGGCGACTGAGGAGCAGTTAAAGGACATTTTCTCGGAGGTTGGTTCTGTTGTGAGTTTCCGGCTGGTATACGATAGAGAGACGGGCAAACCTAAGGGTTATGGCTTCTGCGAGTACCAAGACCAGGAGACCGCACTTAGTGCCATGCGGAACCTTAATGGGCGGGAGTTCAGCGGGAGAGCGCTTCGGGTGGACAATGCAGCCAGTGAAAAGAACAaggaggagctaaagagcctagGGCCTGCAGCGCCTATCATTGACTCACCCTACGGGGACCCTATCGATCCAGAAGATGCTCCAGAGTCGATTACCAGAGCAGTCGCCAGTCTTCCCCCGGAGCAAATGTTTGAGCTGATGAAGCAGATGAAACTCTGTGTCCAAAACAGCCACCAGGAAGCTCGAAATATGTTACTTCAAAACCCACAGCTGGCTTATGCGCTGTTGCAGGCACAAGTAGTGATGAGAATCATGGATCCAGAGATTGCTCTGAAAATTTTGCATCGCAAAATTCATGTCACACCACTCATCCCAGGGAAATCTCAATCCGTttctggccctggccctgggctCTGTCCTGGACCTAACGTTCTGCTGAACCAGCAGAACCCCCCGGCCCCTCAGCCTCAACATTTGGCCAGAAGACCTGTGAAAGACATCCCTCCTCTGATGCAGACCCCTATCCAAGGTGGAATTCCACCCCAAGGCCCAATGCCAGCCGCAGTTCCTGGCCCTGGCCCCTTAACTCCTGGCGGAACAATGCAGCCCCAAGTTGGAATGCCAGGGGTTGGTCCCGTGCCCTTAGAGCGGGGGCAGGTGCAGATATCTGATCCCAGAGCTCCTATGCCTCGTGGGCCTATGACTGCTGGTGGCCTGCCTCCTCGAGGACTGTTAGGGGATGCTCCAAATGACCCACGTGGAGGGACTTTGCTTTCAGTCACCGGAGAAGTGGAGCCCAGAGGCTATCTTGGCCCACCGCATCAGGGTCCTCCAATGCACCATGCCGCTGGTCATGACAGCCGGGGCCCTTCCTCACATGAGATGAGGGGAGGGCCCTTAGCAGATCCTAGAATGCTCATGAGTGAGCCCAGAGGACCTATGATAGACCAAAGGGGGCTACCTATGGATGGCAGAGGCAGCAGAGACTCTCGAGGGATGGAGACTCGAGCCATGGAAACAGAGGTCTTGGAGACACGAGTGATGGAGAGAAGAGGAATGGAGACCTGTGCAATGGAAACCAGAGCAATGGAAGCGAGAGGCATGGATGCAAGAGGAATGGAGATGAGGGGCCCTGGCCCCAGTTCGAGAGGCCCTATGACTGGGGGAATTCAGGGTCCTGGTCCTATTAATATGGGGGCAGGTGGTCCTCAGGGACCCAGACAGGTTCCCAGCATTTCAGGGGTGGGAAACCCTGGACCTGGCATACAGGGGGCAGGTATGCAAGGAGGTGGCATGCAGGGGGCGGGCTTGCAAGGAGCTGGCATGCAGGGGGCGGGCATGCAAGGAGGTGGCATGCAGGGGCCAGGCATGCAAGGAGCGGGCATGCAGGGGGCGGGCATGCAAGGAGCTGGCATGCAGGGGGCGGGCATGCAAGGAGCTGGCATGCAGGGGCCGGGCATGCAAGGAGCTGGCAAGCAGGGTGGAGGCCAGCCTAGCAGTTTTAGTCCTGGGCAGAGCCAAGTAACCCCCCAGGATCAAGAAAAGGCAGCTTTGATCATGCAGGTTCTTCAGCTGACTGCAGATCAGATTGCCATGCTGCCTCCTGAGCAAAGGCAGAGTATCTTGATTTTAAAGGAACAAATCCAGAAATCTACTGGAACTTCTTGA